GATGCCGTCGCAGGTGGGACAGGCGCCCATGGGGTTGTTGAAGCTGAACAGCCGCGGCTCGAGCTCGGGCAGGCTGTGGCTGCACACCGGGCAGGCGTAGCGGCTGGAAAACACCTGCTCGCGGCCGCTGTCCATGTCGAGCGCCACCGTGCGGCCGTCGGCCAGCTGCATGGCGGTTTCGAAGCTTTCGGCCAGGCGCTGCTTGCTTTCGGGCTTGATGCGCAGGCGGTCGATCACGACGTCGATGTCGTGCTTTTCGTTCTTTTTCAGCGGCGCCATGTCGCTGATTTCCTGCATCTGGCCGTCGACCCGCAGGCGTACGTAGCCCTGGGCCTGCAGGCTGGCGCATTCGTCTTCGAAGCTGCCCTTGCGGGCGCGGGCGATGGGCGCCAGCACCGCCAGCCGCGTGTCGGCCGGCCAGGCCAGCACCGCGTCGACCATCTGGCTGACGCTTTGCGCCTGCAGGGGCAGGCCATGGTCGGGGCAGTACGGGGTGCCCACCCGGGCGTACAGCAGCCGCAGGTAATCGTGGATTTCCGTGATGGTGCCCACGGTGGAGCGCGGGTTGTGCCCGGCGGCCTTCTGCTCGATGGAGATCGCCGGCGACAGGCCTTCGATCAGGTCGACATCGGGCTTGTCCATCAGCTGCAGGAACTGCCGCGCGTAGGCCGACAGGCTTTCCACATAGCGGCGCTGCCCCTCGGCGTACAGCGTGTCGAACGCCAGCGACGACTTGCCCGAGCCGGACAGGCCCGTTACCACCACCAGCTTGTGGCGGGGCAGGTCCAGCGAGACGTTCTTGAGATTGTGGGTGCGCGCACCCCGAATGCGTATCGCGTCCATCGGGCGTTTCAGCGGTTTCAAAGGCCAACTTGGTACTATAGCGCGCCGAGTCCTTTCTCGTATAAGGCCCTGACCTGGCCACTTCTGCATGCCGGCTGATACCAAACTGAAATTGACCCCCTCCGAACGGCGCGCCAGCGTCGCGCTGGCGGGCTTGTTCGCCTGCCGGATGCTGGGCCTGTTCCTGCTGTTGCCGGTGTTCGCCGTGGCCGCGCGCGGGCTGCCCGGGGGCGACGATCCGGCGCGGGTTGGCCTGGCGCTGGGCATGTACGGGCTGACCCAGGCGTTCATGCAGATTCCCTTCGGCCTGGCGTCCGACCGCTGGGGGCGCCGCCCCGTGGTGGTGGCCGGCCTGCTGCTGTTCATTGCCGGCAGCATCGTGTGCGCGCAGGCGCAGGACGTGTTCTGGATCACCATCGGCCGCGCCATCCAGGGCGCGGGGGCGATTTCCGCCGCGGTGACGGCCTGGCTGGCCGATGCCACCCGCGACGAAGTGCGCACCCGCGCCATGGCCATGGTGGGCGGGTCGATCGGCCTGTCGTTCGCGGCCTCGCTGGTGCTGTCGCCGCTGCTGGTGGGCTGGTGGGGGCTGTCGGGCCTGTTCTGGACCATTGCCTGCCTGGGCGTGGCCAGCCTGGCGGTGGCGCGCTGGGTAGTGCCGGTGGTGCCCCGCAGCGAGGCGCGCAGCATGAATGTGCGGCCGCGCCAGGTGCTGGGGCACGCCGACCTGCTGCGCCTGAATTTCGGCGTATTCGCGCTGCACTGCACCCAGGTGGCGCTGTTCGTGGTGGTGCCGGCGCTGCTGGCCCATGCCGGCGGCCTGGCCGCGCAAGACCTGTGGAAAGTCTACCTGCCCATTATCGTGGTGTCGTTCGTGCTGATGGTGCCCGTGATTTTCGTGGCCGAGCGGCATCGCGCCCATCGGGGCGCCCTGCGCGCCTCGGTGGCCGGCCTGATCGTGGTGTGCGCGCTGCTGCCGGCCGCCAGCCACGGCTTTTACACCCTGGCCATCGTGATGACGGCCTTTTTCGTGGTGTTCAACATCCTGGAAGCCCTGCAGCCCTCGCTGGTGTCGCGGGTGGCCCCGGCCCAGTACAAGGGCCTGGCCCTGGGCTTCTACAACACCGCCCAGGCCGCCGGCCTGTTCTGCGGGGGCGCGCTGGGCGGCTGGCTGGCCGCCCATGCCGGCGCCAATGCGGTATTCCTGGGGGCGGCGGCCCTGGCGGCCATCTGGCTGGCGGTGACCTGGGCGCTGAAGCCGCTGCCCTAGGGGCAGGTTCAGAGATCGAGCACCAGCAGCGGGGTCTTCGCCCGCGAGCAGCAGGGCGTGAATTGCGTGTTGCCGGCCTGTTCTTCGGGCGACAGGAACAGGTCGCGGTGGTCGGGCTGCCCTTCCAGCACCCGCGTCAGGCAGGTGCCGCAAATGCCTTGTTCGCACGCCACGGGCACGTCTATTCCCGCCTCGGCGAGGGCGTGCGTGACCGAACATCCGGCCGGCACTTTCACAATCTGGCCGGAACTGGCCAGTTTCACCGAAAATTCGCCGTCGCCATCGCCGCCGGCCGGCGCGGGGTCGGCGGCAAAGAATTCATGATGCAGGCGGTCCTGCGGCCAGCCGCGCGCGCGCGCGGCGTCCAGTACGGCGTCCATGAAGCCCTTGGGGCCGCACACATACAGGTGGGTGCCGGCGGCGGGCGTGCATGCCGCGGCCAGGTCCAGTTTCTGCGCGGGCGCGCCGTCGTCCAGGTGCAGCTGCACGCGGTCGGCGTAGGCCGCCTGGCGCAGCGGTTCATGAAACGCCATGCGCCCGAGCGAGCGCGCGCAATAGTGCAGCTCGAAATCGGCGCCGATGGCGGCCAGCCGCTGCGCCATGCACCACAGCGGGGTGATGCCGATGCCGCCGGCCATCAGGATGTGGCGCGCGGCGCTTTCCTCCAGGGCGAACAGATTGCGCGGCATGCCGATCTGCAGCAGGTCGCCTTCGCGCACGTCGTCGTGCATGGCCCGCGAGCCGCCGCGCGATGCCGGCTCGCGCAGCACCGCGATACGGTAGCGGCCGCGTTCGGAAGGCTCGTTGCACAGGGAATACTGGCGTGTGATGCCGCCGGGCAGATGCACGTCGATATGCGCGCCGGCTGTGAACGGCGGCAGTTCGCCGCCATCCGGCGCGCTGAGTTCGAAGCTGCAGATCTCGGCCGTCTCGGCCGACTTGCGCGCCACGCGCACAGTCAGGGAATTTGCGCTCATGCCACCACTCCGACTACATGGCCGACAGGCCGCCATCGACCATCAGCGTGGTGCCGGTGATGTACGAGGCTTCGTCGCTGGCCAGCCACACGATGGGCCAGGCGATCTCGCGCGGATCAGCCCAGCGGCCCAGCAAAGACGTATCCTGGCGCTGCGTCTTCAGCAGATCGACGCTCTTGCCGGCGGCCTGGGCGCGGCCGATGTGGAAATCGGTCAGCGTCGAGCCGGGGCACACCGCGTTGGCGCGTATGCCGCTTGCGGTTTCTTCGAAGGCCAGCGTGCGCGTCATGGCCAGCATGCCGGCCTTGGTGGCGTCGTACAGGGCCATGCCCTTGCGGCCGGTTTCCGCATAACAGGACGACACGTTGACGATGGCGCCCCGGCCCGATTCACGCAGCGCGGGCAGCGCCGCCTTGCAGTAATTGGACGCGCCGACCAGGTTCACGGCCACTACGGCATGCCATTCTTCCGGCGTTACGTCGGCCAGGGCCGAATAGTTGCGCTTGGCCGCGTTGTTGACCAGGATGTCGAGCCCGCCGTGCGCCTCGACGGCCGCGCGCACCGCGGCCTGCGCAAGCTGCGGGTCCGATACGTCGGCGCAGAAGGTGGCCACGCGCGCCTGTGGCTGGTCTTGCGCAATCTGCGCCGCGGTATGGGCCAGTGCCTCGGCGCTGGCGTCTACCAGCATCACCGCCGCGCCCTGCGCGCAGAACAGCGCCGCGGTGGCGGCGCCGATGCCGCCACCGCCGCCCGTGATCAAGGCGGACTTGCCCGCCAGTCTTGCGTTTTCTTGCATGGGTCATTCCAGGTCGGCCGCGCCGCCGCTTGCCGGCAACCGGCGCAAGCGGCGCGCGCGACGGGGTTCAATTGACTTTGATGTTGGCCGTCTTGATCACCTTGGCCCAGCGCTCGGTGTCTTCCGCGATCCACGCCGAGAATTCCTGCGGGCTGCTGGCGATCACTTCGAATTCCATGTCTTCGAGCTGTCCGCGGATCTTGGGCAGCTTGAGGATGCGCACGAGCTCGGTGCTGAGCCGGTCCATGACAGGCTTGGGCACGCCCGCCGGCGCCAGGAAGCCGATCCACGATGTCGCGTTGAAACCGGGATAGGTTTCCGCCACCGCGGGAACATCCGGCGTGGAGGCAAAGCGCTTCAGGCCCGACGACGCGATCAGCCGGGCGCGCCCGTTCTTGGCGTATTCCTGGATGTTGCCCGGCACCAGGAACGAGGCATCGACCTGGCCGCCGATCAGGTCCACCACCGCCGGCCCGGCGCCGCGGTACGGGACGTGCGTCAGGTCGATGTGCGCCGCCTGCTTCAGCATTTCCATCGTCAGGTGCGACGAGCTGCCCACCGAGACCGAGGCATAGCTCATGCGATGGTCTTTGGCGTACGCGACGAATTCCGCCAGCGTCTTGACCGGCACTTTAGGGTTGACCACCAGGTATTGCGAGGCCTTCACCGCCAGCGTGATCGGGGCCAGGTCTTTGGCGGGCTTGTAGGACGTCTGCGGCAGCAGCGTGGGGTTGATGCTGATGGGGCCGTTGTAGCCCACCAGCAGCGTGTAGCCGTCGGGCGCGGATCTCACCACGTCCATCGTGCCGATCAGGCCGCCGCCGCCGCCCTTGTTCTCGACGACCACGGGCTGGCCCAGCGCGGCCTCCAGCTCCGGCGCCACCAGGCGGGCCAGCACGTCGTTGGTGCTGCCGACGATCGGCACGACGATGCGGATGGGCTTGTTGGGTTTCCATTCTTCCGCCTGGGCGGCGGCAAACGTACAGCATGCCGCCAGCATGGCGGCAGCCAGCGCGGCGCGCCGGGTGATTCGTGACATGGTTGCTCTCCTTTGGTGGTGTGGGATCTTGGCGTGTTGTGCTCAGATGGAATAGACCTTCTGGTTTTTTCCATCGGCCAGGTGCACCGCAGCCCACTCCTGCGGTTTTTGGTCGCGCGGCAGCAGGACGCCCGCTGCCCGCACGCGTTGCTGGTTGGCGTCGAGGGCCGGCGGATCGGTGTCGGCCTGCAGCTTGGTGGCGGCGTCGAACAGCATCCGGCGCGCCATGACGATGGCGCGGTCGGTCGGCAGCAGCTTCTCGTTGGCGTGGTCCTGGATCGGCCCCATGCTTTCCTGCAGCGATGCGTCCTGGATGGCGAAGCCGAACACGCCCGAATACGCCCGCTTGTCTTTCTGCGCCTGCCGGTCGATCAGGTAGTCGTTGTCTTTGTTGGCCTTGGGCCGGAAGGTGCCGCCCGGCACGTTGGTGCCCGGCTCGTATTCGCAGTGGACGCCCTTGCCGCTGTTCAGGTCGCGCAGTTCTTCTTCGTTCAGCGGCCGGTCGGTGCGGAAATTGATGCTCCAGGCCCAGCAGTTGTGGTCGTCGATGGGCACCCACACATGGCCGCCCAGCGCGTGGTCGCCGAAGGGCGGAATCAGGGTGTACCAGGGGAACAGCCACTGCGTGACGCGCCAGTAGTACGAATCAGGCTCGCCGTTGCGGCGGCCGAACAGCGTCAGGCCGAACGGGGTTTTCTCGATTTCGAAGATGACGTTGCCGTCGGCCTTGATGTAGTCCAGCGCCTTGGTGCCCTGGTGCAGCGGGTCGTGGTCGACCTCGTAGCGGTGCACGTACGAAACGTGGCTGGTGTCGATGCCGCCTTCCATGGCTTGCAGGTAGTTGCATTCCTGCAGGCGCTTGGACACGAACACGTGGCTGGCCGGCAGGGTGCACCACTCGACGTCGGGCAGGGCAGGCTGCTTGTCTTTCGGACCCATGTAGGCCCAGACGATGCCGGCCATTTCCGCACAGGGGTAGGCCGTGATGCCCATGTGCTTGCACGCCTGCGGCGCCGAGGGCACGTCCACGCAGTTGCCGTCGCGGTCGAACTTCAGCCCGTGGTAGGCGCAGCGGATGCCGTTTTCCTCGTTGCGCCCGAAGTACAGCGAGACGCCGCGGTGCGAACAGAATTCGCTGATCAGCGCGGCCTTGCCCTCGGTGTCGCGGAAGGCCAGCAGTTTTTCGCCCATGATCTGCACCCGCACCGGCGGGCAGTCCGGCTCCGGGATTTCACTGACTGCCACGACCGGCACCCAGTAGCGGCGCAGCAGCTGCCCCATGGCGGTTCCCGGGCCGGTCCGCACCAGGGTTTCAGCGGTGTTTTTGTCCATGCGTGATCTCCATTCCCGCGCTTCGGGCATCGCCCGAGTTAGTCCGTCAGATAAGACACGAGTCCAGTATACGGACAAGAATTGATCTGGGTCAAGCCTCGCTTTTGAATACAATCGCCACGTTGAACCCAACGTGGTATGGAATCAGGCATGGAAAACGACAAGCGCCAGGAAGGGGTCCGGGCGGTAGACCGGGCGCTGGATATTCTGTTGGCTTTTCGTCCCGGGGACGACGGGCTGACGGCGGCCGAGCTGCTCAAGCGCGTCGACCTGAGCCGCCCCACGCTGTACCGGCTGATCGCCACGCTGGAGCACAACGGCTTTCTGGTGTCGTCCGGCGAGCCGCAGCAATTCCGCCTGGGCAGTTCGGTGGCGCGGCTGGTGCACGTATGGACCACCAGCCACAAGATCGCCGACCTGGCATACCCGTCGCTGCAGCGCCTGTGGGAAGCCACCGGTGAAACCGTGGCGCTGTTCGTGCGCGAAGGCGACTACCGGGTGTGCTTCGCCGAGCTTGCCAGCCCGCAGCCCCTGAGTTTTCGCCGCGGCGTGGGCTATCGCGAAAAACTGGTGCTGGGCGCCAGCGGCCGCACCATCCTGGCGCGCATGAACCTGACCGAAAAAGAGCTCAAGCGCTACGCCGCCGACATCAAAATGGATGCCGCGGCCTACATGGCCGAGCTCGAGCGGGTGCGCAAGCTGGGCTACGCCACCAGCCGGCATGAGCTGATCGAAGGCGCCGTCGCGGTGGCGGCGCCCTATTTCAACGGCGCCGACGTCGCCGCCGGCTCGGTGTGCATTTTCGGCCCCAGCGTGCGCATGACGGCCGACCGCGTGAAAGCCTGCGGCGCGCAGCTGATCGAAGAAGCCGCCGTGCTGTCGCGGGCGCTGGGGCAGAAACCGGCCTGAATCGCAGGGACAGGCGTGTCCCTGGGGCCGGAAAAACCCCGGCAAGGTGCGGTAAGCTTACGGTAACGAAGGTTTGGAACACATTTTGCCTCTCGGGCAAGTCAATTGCGCGAGAGCACCAGAGGAAAATCCCCATGGCATCGGTCAATAAAGTCATTCTCGTCGGCAACCTGGGACGCGACCCCGAAGTCCGCTACAGCCCCGACGGCGCGGCCATCTGCAATGTTTCCATTGCCACCACCTCGCAATGGAAAGACAAGGCCAGCGGCGAGCGCCGCGAAGAAACCGAGTGGCACCGCGTGGTCATGTACAACCGCCTGGCCGAGATCGCCGGCGAATACCTGAAAAAGGGGCGTTCGGTGTACATCGAAGGCCGCCTGAAGACCCGCAAGTGGCAAGACAAGGACACCGGCGCCGACCGCTACAGCACCGAAATCGTGGCTGACCAGATGCAGATGCTGGGCGGCCGCGACAGCGGCGGCGAAGGCGGCTACGGCGGTGGCGGCGGCTACGACGACGCGCCGCGCCAGCAGCGCGCCCCGGCCCAGCGCCCGCCCGCGCAGCGTCCGGCCCCGGCCGCCGCGGCGCCCGCCGCCGGCGGCGCCGCGAACCTGGCGGACATGGACGACGATATTCCGTTCTGAAGCCCGCCTTCGGCACGGCCCCGGCGCGTTATCCCGGCCCCCTTTTCAAGGGGGCTTTTTCATTACGCGGCGCGCTTGCGCCACGCCAGGAACACCGCGGCGATGGGGGCCAGTATGGTCAGCCACGACAGGGTGTCCCAGATGCCATCGCCGAGCAGCGCCGAGACCAGGCCGATGGCGGTGGCCACGCCCAGCCACACCGGGGCGCGGAATACCTCGCGCGCCGATTGCAGGTGGTCGGTGCGCACCCGGCGCGACTCATATCGGTTCATGGCGCGGCCTCGTTGGTGTTGGTGCGGCGCAGGGCGGGGGCCGATTCCGGCGCGCCGCCGGACTGCGCTTTCGGCGCCGCCGCCGGCCGGGGTTTGCGCAGCCACAAGTACAGGCCGCTGCCCAGTATGACGATGGCGAAGATGTCCAGCACGGCCCACAGCAGCTTCAGCGGCAGGCCGCCGTAGTCGCCGAAATGCAGCGGCTGCGACAGGAAAAGCGTCTTCACGTACCAGGGCATGTCGCGCGTATCGGTCAGCTTGCCGGTGGTGGCGTCGACCAGGGCCGGCTTGAGCAGGCGCGCGGTGACGGGCGTGCTGCCCTTCAGGAAGAAGGTGTAGTGGTGCGGGCTTGAGAACATCGTTCCGGGAAAGGCGACCAGGCTGACCGTCAT
This genomic window from Bordetella petrii contains:
- a CDS encoding MFS transporter encodes the protein MPADTKLKLTPSERRASVALAGLFACRMLGLFLLLPVFAVAARGLPGGDDPARVGLALGMYGLTQAFMQIPFGLASDRWGRRPVVVAGLLLFIAGSIVCAQAQDVFWITIGRAIQGAGAISAAVTAWLADATRDEVRTRAMAMVGGSIGLSFAASLVLSPLLVGWWGLSGLFWTIACLGVASLAVARWVVPVVPRSEARSMNVRPRQVLGHADLLRLNFGVFALHCTQVALFVVVPALLAHAGGLAAQDLWKVYLPIIVVSFVLMVPVIFVAERHRAHRGALRASVAGLIVVCALLPAASHGFYTLAIVMTAFFVVFNILEALQPSLVSRVAPAQYKGLALGFYNTAQAAGLFCGGALGGWLAAHAGANAVFLGAAALAAIWLAVTWALKPLP
- a CDS encoding PDR/VanB family oxidoreductase — encoded protein: MSANSLTVRVARKSAETAEICSFELSAPDGGELPPFTAGAHIDVHLPGGITRQYSLCNEPSERGRYRIAVLREPASRGGSRAMHDDVREGDLLQIGMPRNLFALEESAARHILMAGGIGITPLWCMAQRLAAIGADFELHYCARSLGRMAFHEPLRQAAYADRVQLHLDDGAPAQKLDLAAACTPAAGTHLYVCGPKGFMDAVLDAARARGWPQDRLHHEFFAADPAPAGGDGDGEFSVKLASSGQIVKVPAGCSVTHALAEAGIDVPVACEQGICGTCLTRVLEGQPDHRDLFLSPEEQAGNTQFTPCCSRAKTPLLVLDL
- a CDS encoding SDR family NAD(P)-dependent oxidoreductase; protein product: MQENARLAGKSALITGGGGGIGAATAALFCAQGAAVMLVDASAEALAHTAAQIAQDQPQARVATFCADVSDPQLAQAAVRAAVEAHGGLDILVNNAAKRNYSALADVTPEEWHAVVAVNLVGASNYCKAALPALRESGRGAIVNVSSCYAETGRKGMALYDATKAGMLAMTRTLAFEETASGIRANAVCPGSTLTDFHIGRAQAAGKSVDLLKTQRQDTSLLGRWADPREIAWPIVWLASDEASYITGTTLMVDGGLSAM
- a CDS encoding Bug family tripartite tricarboxylate transporter substrate binding protein, which encodes MSRITRRAALAAAMLAACCTFAAAQAEEWKPNKPIRIVVPIVGSTNDVLARLVAPELEAALGQPVVVENKGGGGGLIGTMDVVRSAPDGYTLLVGYNGPISINPTLLPQTSYKPAKDLAPITLAVKASQYLVVNPKVPVKTLAEFVAYAKDHRMSYASVSVGSSSHLTMEMLKQAAHIDLTHVPYRGAGPAVVDLIGGQVDASFLVPGNIQEYAKNGRARLIASSGLKRFASTPDVPAVAETYPGFNATSWIGFLAPAGVPKPVMDRLSTELVRILKLPKIRGQLEDMEFEVIASSPQEFSAWIAEDTERWAKVIKTANIKVN
- a CDS encoding aromatic ring-hydroxylating dioxygenase subunit alpha, with protein sequence MDKNTAETLVRTGPGTAMGQLLRRYWVPVVAVSEIPEPDCPPVRVQIMGEKLLAFRDTEGKAALISEFCSHRGVSLYFGRNEENGIRCAYHGLKFDRDGNCVDVPSAPQACKHMGITAYPCAEMAGIVWAYMGPKDKQPALPDVEWCTLPASHVFVSKRLQECNYLQAMEGGIDTSHVSYVHRYEVDHDPLHQGTKALDYIKADGNVIFEIEKTPFGLTLFGRRNGEPDSYYWRVTQWLFPWYTLIPPFGDHALGGHVWVPIDDHNCWAWSINFRTDRPLNEEELRDLNSGKGVHCEYEPGTNVPGGTFRPKANKDNDYLIDRQAQKDKRAYSGVFGFAIQDASLQESMGPIQDHANEKLLPTDRAIVMARRMLFDAATKLQADTDPPALDANQQRVRAAGVLLPRDQKPQEWAAVHLADGKNQKVYSI
- a CDS encoding IclR family transcriptional regulator is translated as MENDKRQEGVRAVDRALDILLAFRPGDDGLTAAELLKRVDLSRPTLYRLIATLEHNGFLVSSGEPQQFRLGSSVARLVHVWTTSHKIADLAYPSLQRLWEATGETVALFVREGDYRVCFAELASPQPLSFRRGVGYREKLVLGASGRTILARMNLTEKELKRYAADIKMDAAAYMAELERVRKLGYATSRHELIEGAVAVAAPYFNGADVAAGSVCIFGPSVRMTADRVKACGAQLIEEAAVLSRALGQKPA
- the ssb gene encoding single-stranded DNA-binding protein; this encodes MASVNKVILVGNLGRDPEVRYSPDGAAICNVSIATTSQWKDKASGERREETEWHRVVMYNRLAEIAGEYLKKGRSVYIEGRLKTRKWQDKDTGADRYSTEIVADQMQMLGGRDSGGEGGYGGGGGYDDAPRQQRAPAQRPPAQRPAPAAAAPAAGGAANLADMDDDIPF